From one Lotus japonicus ecotype B-129 chromosome 3, LjGifu_v1.2 genomic stretch:
- the LOC130749769 gene encoding uncharacterized protein LOC130749769, with the protein MHRAMEEEGIEFEKKVSINDTMEVDPTRIIVLLRDFLGIQQRRAEAYSNLKRGFSDYMTSGGELAYQQLCSGITTEFNDCSKKVLEMESLFRSPDYCRVDLAQILRAVQDQEKQKLHLTATIQLLKKAGRPSERLVSHENCKYTKPSEHVCANVQEITEASGTEEAEADAEYDNALKEAIRGVQDAVMAINEHLEEVRYEIAALEVE; encoded by the exons ATGCACAGagctatggaagaagaaggtATCGAGTTTGAGAAGAAGGTTTCGATAAACGATACAATGGAGGTTGATCCAACCAGAATCATCGTTTTGCTTCGTGATTTTCTCGGCATTCAGCAACGAAGAGCCGAAGCTTATTCCAACCTCAAAAG GGGTTTTTCTGACTACATGACTTCTGGAGGGGAGTTGGCTTACCAGCAGCTTTGCAGTGGAATTACAACAGAGTTTAATGATTGCTCAAAAAAG GTTCTTGAAATGGAGTCACTTTTTCGGAGCCCTGACTATTGCCGGGTTGATCTGGCACAGATTCTTAGAGCTGTTCAAGATCAGGAAAAGCAGAAACTACATCTG ACAGCGACAATTCAGTTGTTAAAGAAAGCCGGCCGCCCATCTGAACGTCTGGTGAGCCATGAGAATTGCAAATACACAAAGCCATCGGAGCATGTGTGTGCAAATGTTCAGGAGATTACAGAAGCTTCAGGGACTGAAGAAGCAGAAGCGGATGCTGAGTATGATAATGCTCTAAAGGAAGCTATTAGAGGAGTCCAGGATGCTGTCATGGCCATAAATGAACATCTAGAAGAAGTCAGATATGAAATTGCTGCCCTTGAAGTAGAGTGA